Proteins from a genomic interval of Hyalangium ruber:
- a CDS encoding S66 peptidase family protein has protein sequence MKAPVRWQKPLPLRPQDTVHVIAPAGPFDRPGFEAGLAIIRQRYTPVHRPDLFESHRYLAGDDERRQDEFSGALMDFQARALFCARGGYGTMRLLPELPLADAAPSVLVGFSDITAVHLALQALGRVSIHGPVLTQLGRQSSDVHERLFRLLESPEPAPPLTGTATYVPGTAEGPLIGGNLSLFASLLGTPYLPSLDGAVLLLEDIGERPYRVDRMWTHLRLAGVFERVSGIVLGDFTDCDEKNAAYNSADVLRSLAQEAGVPCAAGFPIGHGAVNQPVPLGTTVRLDAGEARLTFLEGAVRA, from the coding sequence ATGAAGGCCCCCGTGCGCTGGCAGAAGCCGCTCCCGCTCCGTCCTCAGGACACTGTCCACGTCATCGCCCCCGCCGGCCCCTTCGACAGGCCCGGCTTCGAGGCAGGTCTGGCCATCATCCGCCAGCGGTATACCCCCGTACACCGCCCCGACCTCTTCGAGTCCCATCGCTACCTCGCCGGCGATGACGAGCGCCGCCAGGACGAGTTCTCCGGCGCGCTCATGGACTTCCAGGCCCGTGCCCTCTTCTGTGCCCGGGGTGGCTACGGCACCATGCGGCTGCTCCCGGAGTTGCCGCTCGCCGACGCCGCTCCCTCCGTCCTCGTCGGCTTCTCGGACATCACCGCCGTTCACCTCGCCCTTCAGGCGCTCGGCCGCGTCTCCATCCACGGCCCTGTGTTGACCCAGCTCGGCAGGCAGTCCTCCGACGTCCACGAGCGCCTCTTCCGCCTCCTCGAGTCCCCCGAGCCCGCGCCCCCGCTCACCGGCACCGCCACCTACGTCCCCGGCACCGCCGAGGGCCCCCTCATCGGCGGCAACCTCTCGCTCTTCGCCAGCCTGCTGGGCACCCCCTATCTGCCCTCGCTCGATGGCGCCGTGCTCCTCCTGGAGGACATCGGCGAGCGCCCCTACCGCGTGGACCGCATGTGGACCCACTTGCGGCTCGCGGGTGTCTTCGAGCGCGTGAGCGGCATCGTCCTCGGGGACTTCACCGACTGCGACGAGAAGAACGCCGCCTACAACTCCGCTGATGTGCTGCGCTCGCTGGCGCAGGAGGCCGGGGTACCCTGCGCCGCGGGATTCCCCATCGGCCATGGCGCCGTGAACCAGCCCGTCCCGCTGGGGACCACCGTCCGACTGGACGCGGGCGAGGCGCGCCTCACCTTCCTGGAAGGAGCCGTGCGCGCATGA
- a CDS encoding RsmB/NOP family class I SAM-dependent RNA methyltransferase, with product MAPLAADAIARVLAGTPAERVLDRTLREHRALSREQRQALKEAVFNVGLWRRRLGFLLGQLDAPAPLLLHALLHGLAGVPSDEASRLAGVAVPPRLSPGEPPSLALRASLPDWLADHFAREWGAEADDFCAHLNVPGPISLRVNTLRTSREALAERLRAEGVETRPGLWSLLALRVEGARPNLYGLGALQEGLLEVQDEGSQLLGLLVEARPGETVLDLCAGAGGKTLQLGAAMENQGRLLAYDPDAERLDRLMRRCSRAGLSNVQVLRAPPADLRVDRVLVDAPCSELGSLRRGPDLRFLKTPSVLEEFVPVQRELLARAGDLVRPGGRLVYATCTVNHAENQDLVAHFLRLRPDYQLAPPGPGWLRPECIQDGFLLCSPHRQGTDGFFAAVLERSG from the coding sequence TTGGCTCCTCTCGCCGCCGACGCCATCGCCCGGGTCTTGGCGGGGACCCCCGCCGAACGCGTCCTGGACCGCACCCTCCGGGAGCATCGCGCCCTCTCCCGGGAGCAGCGCCAGGCCCTTAAGGAGGCCGTCTTCAATGTCGGCCTCTGGCGGCGACGCCTCGGCTTCCTCCTGGGCCAGCTCGACGCCCCGGCCCCGTTGCTCCTCCATGCACTCCTACATGGGCTCGCGGGAGTGCCCTCGGACGAGGCCTCCCGGCTGGCCGGAGTGGCGGTTCCGCCCAGGCTGTCCCCCGGAGAGCCCCCCTCGCTGGCCCTCCGCGCCTCCCTTCCGGACTGGCTCGCCGACCACTTCGCCCGCGAGTGGGGGGCCGAGGCGGACGACTTTTGTGCCCACCTCAATGTCCCGGGCCCCATCTCGCTCCGGGTAAACACCCTGCGCACCTCTCGTGAGGCCCTCGCCGAGCGGCTGCGCGCCGAGGGGGTGGAGACGCGCCCTGGCCTCTGGAGTCTCCTGGCGCTCCGGGTGGAGGGCGCTCGGCCCAACCTCTATGGGCTCGGGGCCTTGCAGGAGGGACTCCTGGAGGTCCAGGACGAGGGGAGCCAGCTCCTGGGTCTGCTGGTGGAGGCCCGGCCCGGTGAGACCGTGCTGGACCTCTGTGCGGGGGCGGGCGGCAAGACGCTCCAGCTCGGCGCCGCCATGGAGAACCAGGGCCGGCTCCTGGCCTATGACCCGGACGCCGAGCGGCTCGACCGCCTCATGCGGCGCTGCTCCCGCGCCGGGCTCTCGAATGTCCAGGTGCTCCGCGCCCCTCCGGCGGACCTGCGCGTGGACCGGGTGCTCGTGGATGCGCCGTGCTCCGAGCTGGGCTCCCTTCGCCGTGGACCCGACCTGCGCTTCCTGAAGACCCCCTCCGTTCTGGAGGAGTTCGTCCCCGTCCAGCGCGAGCTGCTCGCCCGGGCAGGAGACCTGGTACGTCCAGGCGGGCGTCTCGTCTACGCGACCTGTACGGTCAACCACGCCGAGAACCAGGACCTCGTCGCCCACTTCCTCCGCCTGCGGCCGGACTACCAGCTCGCGCCTCCGGGGCCGGGGTGGCTCCGCCCGGAGTGCATCCAGGACGGGTTTCTCCTCTGCTCCCCCCACCGGCAGGGCACCGATGGGTTCTTCGCGGCGGTGCTCGAACGCTCGGGGTAG
- a CDS encoding DNA cytosine methyltransferase, whose amino-acid sequence MVDLFAGCGAMSLGLKCAAEALGLDFVPLLVADANVEILDIYEHNLNPLQRFDGDLSQVVQFDSNEGSEQGGFRKQPALLEQRFSSLGKVDVLIGGPPCQGHSDLNNHSRRNDPKNALYLLMPAIAACLSPRAIIIENVRSVVHDKSRVVQRTKSLLEGMGYHVDDGLVLASEVGVPQLRRRHFLLATRERKVRVSDVVSAFRTAPRPIGWAIEDLLDVAENDVIDTPSKLSAINQKRVDWLFKHKKDDLPDELRPSCHKDKPHSYKSMYGRMKWSEPAQTITSGFGSPGQGRFIHPRQRRLITPHEAARLQFIPDSFQFSGKNGFPKRTRLAEMIGNAVPPKLAYVMGLGAMSAFL is encoded by the coding sequence GTGGTGGATCTCTTCGCCGGTTGCGGCGCCATGTCTCTGGGGTTGAAGTGCGCAGCGGAGGCGCTGGGACTCGATTTCGTCCCCCTCCTGGTCGCGGACGCCAATGTGGAGATTCTCGACATCTACGAGCACAACCTGAATCCCCTGCAGCGATTTGATGGGGACCTGTCGCAGGTCGTCCAGTTCGACTCGAATGAGGGTTCCGAACAGGGGGGATTCCGCAAGCAGCCCGCGTTGCTCGAGCAACGGTTCTCGTCGTTGGGCAAGGTCGATGTCCTGATCGGTGGACCTCCATGCCAGGGGCATTCGGACCTCAACAACCACTCACGTCGGAACGACCCCAAGAACGCACTGTACCTGCTCATGCCAGCCATTGCGGCCTGTCTCTCGCCCCGGGCCATCATCATTGAGAACGTCCGCTCAGTCGTGCATGACAAGTCGAGAGTGGTGCAGAGAACCAAGAGCCTCCTTGAGGGCATGGGCTATCACGTGGACGATGGCCTGGTATTGGCCTCGGAGGTCGGCGTTCCCCAGCTGCGGCGCAGGCACTTCCTGCTGGCGACTCGAGAGCGGAAGGTTCGCGTAAGCGACGTCGTCAGTGCCTTTCGGACCGCGCCGCGTCCTATCGGTTGGGCCATCGAAGACCTCTTGGATGTCGCCGAGAACGACGTAATCGACACGCCATCCAAATTGAGCGCCATCAACCAGAAGAGGGTCGACTGGTTATTCAAGCACAAAAAGGATGACCTACCTGATGAGTTGCGCCCCTCGTGCCACAAGGACAAGCCGCACAGCTACAAGTCGATGTACGGCCGCATGAAGTGGAGCGAGCCAGCGCAGACCATCACGAGCGGCTTTGGCTCACCCGGCCAGGGACGATTCATCCATCCTAGGCAGCGGAGGCTGATCACCCCCCACGAAGCAGCACGCCTCCAATTCATCCCCGACTCCTTCCAGTTCTCGGGGAAGAACGGCTTCCCCAAAAGGACCCGCCTTGCAGAAATGATTGGCAACGCGGTGCCACCCAAACTGGCCTACGTCATGGGGCTCGGCGCCATGAGCGCCTTCCTCTGA
- a CDS encoding DUF262 domain-containing protein, protein MQQLRLISEQEKQEAEEQIVEKQRDVDYDTKEYPVETVVQKYLEGKDEDENEIFIPDYQRDFAWDVKRQSKFIESVLIGLPIPYVFVADAHENPGRLEIVDGSQRIRTLAAFLSGDLVLSEMEKLNKLNGFRYQDLPLSRQRRFNRRTIRMIELTEMADEEVRRDIFERINTGSEELNDMEKRRGILEGPLTDFLSECAQEPLLARLAPLPQAAIRRREREEFILRFFAYLNNYTAFKHNVNDFLNDYLKTNQGTFDRATMKAEFVRMLEFVARYLPNGFKKARGHTRTPRIRFEAIAVGVALALRQIADLVPQSVTWVESDEFRELTTSDASNSRVKVVKRIEYVRNNLLAGSSG, encoded by the coding sequence ATGCAGCAACTTCGCCTCATTTCCGAGCAGGAAAAGCAGGAAGCCGAAGAGCAGATCGTCGAGAAGCAGCGTGACGTCGACTACGATACGAAGGAGTACCCCGTCGAAACGGTGGTGCAGAAATATCTTGAGGGGAAGGATGAAGACGAGAACGAAATCTTCATTCCAGACTACCAGCGAGACTTTGCTTGGGACGTCAAGCGACAGTCCAAGTTCATCGAATCCGTCTTGATAGGGCTTCCCATCCCCTACGTGTTCGTAGCCGATGCGCACGAGAATCCAGGGCGTTTGGAGATCGTCGATGGTTCCCAGCGCATCAGGACGCTGGCGGCATTCCTGTCAGGAGATCTGGTGCTGAGTGAGATGGAGAAGCTGAACAAGCTGAATGGCTTCCGCTATCAAGACCTTCCGCTCTCGCGTCAGCGGCGATTCAATCGCCGGACCATCCGCATGATCGAGTTGACGGAAATGGCGGACGAAGAGGTGCGGCGGGACATCTTCGAGCGCATCAACACGGGGAGCGAGGAACTCAACGACATGGAGAAGCGGCGCGGGATTCTCGAAGGGCCGCTCACCGACTTCCTGTCCGAATGTGCGCAAGAGCCGCTGCTCGCTAGGCTGGCTCCACTTCCCCAGGCTGCGATCAGGCGGCGGGAGCGCGAGGAGTTCATCCTGCGCTTTTTTGCCTACCTGAACAACTACACCGCCTTCAAGCACAACGTCAACGACTTCCTCAACGACTATCTCAAGACCAATCAGGGCACCTTCGATCGCGCCACGATGAAGGCCGAGTTCGTGCGGATGCTGGAGTTCGTCGCGCGCTACCTGCCGAACGGGTTCAAGAAGGCCAGGGGGCATACGCGTACGCCGCGCATCCGGTTCGAGGCCATTGCGGTGGGGGTGGCTCTTGCCTTGCGCCAGATCGCCGATCTGGTGCCACAGTCGGTTACCTGGGTGGAGTCCGACGAGTTCCGAGAGTTGACGACCTCCGATGCAAGCAATTCGCGCGTGAAGGTCGTCAAGCGAATCGAATACGTCCGTAACAATCTGCTGGCGGGGTCGAGCGGGTGA
- a CDS encoding MAE_28990/MAE_18760 family HEPN-like nuclease, producing the protein MTTLRGEFEIRKKEIEGYFSFIEMIASDGATVSFVDTEGNPVSRPVDKDVAKTLKAAGFLLLYNLVESAMTNAIGAIFDELKQKRVNFDTVREELKRVAIDNLKRNGGRDLHASIQDLSVDILTAAFDRSKIFSGNLDARKIREAAEEYGFSATTNARLTNNGKSLLTVKTNRNDLGHGDKSFSEVGRDYEMMRLAEIKTEAIAYLSDIIGNIEKYISEMHYLAAPPNS; encoded by the coding sequence ATGACGACGCTCAGGGGTGAGTTCGAGATCCGGAAGAAGGAGATCGAGGGGTATTTCTCGTTCATCGAAATGATTGCCAGTGATGGCGCCACGGTTTCTTTCGTAGATACCGAGGGTAATCCAGTCTCCAGGCCTGTCGACAAGGACGTCGCCAAGACGTTGAAGGCCGCAGGGTTCTTGTTGCTCTACAATCTCGTCGAGTCCGCGATGACCAACGCGATTGGGGCGATCTTCGACGAACTCAAACAGAAGCGCGTGAACTTCGACACGGTGCGGGAAGAGCTGAAGAGGGTAGCCATCGATAATTTGAAGCGCAATGGAGGACGTGACCTGCATGCCTCCATCCAAGATCTCTCGGTGGACATCCTGACGGCCGCGTTCGATAGAAGCAAAATCTTCTCAGGGAACCTCGATGCGCGAAAGATTCGCGAGGCGGCGGAGGAGTACGGCTTCTCCGCGACGACCAACGCCAGACTCACCAACAACGGCAAGAGCCTGTTGACGGTGAAGACCAATCGCAATGACCTCGGGCATGGCGACAAGTCATTCTCCGAGGTGGGGCGTGACTACGAGATGATGCGCCTTGCCGAGATCAAGACGGAGGCCATTGCCTACTTGAGCGACATCATCGGCAACATCGAGAAGTACATCTCCGAGATGCACTATCTCGCTGCGCCTCCTAACTCGTGA
- a CDS encoding very short patch repair endonuclease — MTKRGGKHQPLAVTSRRMKAVRQEGTRPELVVRRVLVARGIRYRLNVRSLPGSPDVANVRRRFAIFVHGCFWHRHPGCRHATFPRSNQEFWSKKFEDNVQRDRRKVQSLCELGFRVIVLWECQTRSPDFPALLARELGIEQ, encoded by the coding sequence ATGACGAAGCGGGGGGGCAAACACCAGCCCCTGGCCGTGACGAGCCGCAGGATGAAAGCGGTCCGGCAAGAGGGGACGCGGCCGGAGTTGGTCGTCCGGCGAGTACTGGTCGCCCGAGGCATTCGCTACCGGCTCAACGTTCGCTCACTTCCGGGCTCACCGGATGTCGCCAACGTGCGTCGGCGGTTCGCCATATTCGTCCATGGGTGTTTCTGGCACCGTCACCCGGGATGTCGGCACGCGACGTTCCCGCGCTCGAATCAGGAGTTCTGGAGCAAGAAGTTCGAGGACAACGTACAGCGGGATCGACGCAAGGTGCAGTCGCTATGCGAACTGGGCTTCCGGGTGATCGTCCTCTGGGAGTGCCAGACGAGAAGCCCGGACTTTCCGGCGCTCCTGGCTCGGGAACTAGGAATCGAGCAGTGA
- a CDS encoding ATP-binding protein — MSKRPINFTVDAALLRELGERLVGQPHIALAELVKNAYDADAHEVSIRIAPNKLEISDNGHGMTEEDIQNFWMRIGTPHKQAEGFSRELRRPLTGSKGIGRLAVQFLARHVELHTVPKKDPVRAYKVSVDWDKAVQAGELTKAVAMLDDDAPATKLPEKFPHGTSIILKDLNQKWDTEMFRGLAREIWTLRPPFRSNPQDAESDRYRFSINLESPNPEEEAAFRQQLDAALGLWYSKLVGRRVDSSPGGKNQPQEIELSLEFNDGTRRSLRYRVQGGHLSSLDFEIRIFHLKYRQAQGVKVYDAREYLNFFGGVHVYDAGFHLPYYGRHQDWLDIERDHSHRLSTSKLLPDDLQVSAGLNNLPTQSRIFGVVHVNTGKERAEAARRSLEGRGEHLTVQVSRDRLVQNAAYQALKNAVRWALDYYAMEETRRKLAEAEARRPTEPSRTKIERIESIVSAHAAALPPKTYEKFRKELREAASATDAETELSQQKMRLLGPLATAGMAALAYEHEVGKQFHALEGIAEHLGELSIKDAAVRRTLAEIREQLTQWIEQARATRMLFSPLLDAEDRERVARLRARPLLDQVKRQTAVLTRGIEIDTSEVDAELRLPKGTFAEWSAIFQNAFVNATNAMLDSKKRHIAVRSRARGQGRSLRVLDTGCGVGLESAEELFQPFVRRLKLSTERSAMGMGGMGLGLTIVRMLATNLGCEVAFIEPDEGFNTSFEIQWSEKE, encoded by the coding sequence ATGAGCAAGAGGCCGATCAATTTCACTGTTGATGCAGCCTTGCTTCGCGAGTTGGGCGAGCGCTTGGTGGGACAGCCGCACATTGCCCTCGCCGAGTTGGTGAAGAATGCCTACGACGCGGATGCCCACGAGGTGAGCATTCGTATCGCTCCGAACAAGCTCGAAATTTCCGACAACGGTCATGGCATGACCGAGGAGGACATCCAGAACTTCTGGATGCGGATCGGCACGCCCCACAAGCAGGCCGAAGGGTTCTCGCGTGAACTGCGGCGCCCGCTGACCGGGTCCAAGGGGATTGGTCGACTGGCCGTACAGTTCCTGGCCCGCCACGTAGAGCTTCACACCGTTCCCAAAAAGGACCCCGTGCGCGCGTACAAGGTTTCGGTCGACTGGGACAAGGCCGTCCAGGCAGGGGAGCTGACCAAGGCGGTTGCCATGCTCGATGACGATGCGCCCGCGACCAAACTCCCCGAGAAGTTCCCTCATGGGACCTCCATCATCCTGAAGGACCTGAACCAGAAGTGGGACACCGAGATGTTCAGGGGGTTGGCACGGGAGATATGGACGCTCCGTCCTCCTTTTCGCAGCAATCCCCAGGATGCAGAGAGCGACCGGTATCGCTTCTCAATTAACCTGGAGAGCCCCAATCCCGAGGAGGAAGCGGCCTTCCGGCAGCAGTTGGATGCGGCTCTCGGGCTCTGGTATTCGAAGCTCGTGGGCAGGAGGGTCGACTCCTCTCCTGGCGGCAAGAATCAGCCCCAAGAGATCGAGCTATCGCTGGAGTTCAACGATGGTACCCGCAGGAGCCTGCGCTATCGGGTCCAGGGGGGACATCTCTCCTCCCTAGACTTCGAGATCCGCATCTTCCATCTGAAATACAGACAGGCCCAGGGCGTCAAGGTCTACGATGCCAGGGAGTATCTCAATTTCTTCGGTGGGGTCCATGTCTACGACGCGGGTTTCCACTTGCCCTACTACGGCAGACACCAGGACTGGCTCGACATCGAAAGAGACCACTCTCACCGACTCTCTACCTCGAAGCTCCTCCCTGACGACCTGCAGGTTTCCGCAGGGCTGAACAACCTGCCTACCCAGTCACGCATCTTTGGGGTGGTCCATGTCAACACGGGCAAGGAGCGCGCCGAAGCAGCACGACGGAGTCTCGAAGGCCGCGGTGAACACCTGACGGTTCAGGTGTCGCGCGACAGGCTCGTTCAGAACGCGGCCTATCAAGCTCTCAAGAACGCGGTCCGCTGGGCACTCGACTACTACGCGATGGAGGAGACGCGGCGAAAGCTGGCCGAGGCCGAGGCCCGGCGCCCCACGGAGCCAAGCCGCACCAAGATCGAACGTATCGAGAGCATCGTTTCCGCGCACGCTGCCGCGCTCCCACCCAAGACATACGAGAAATTTCGCAAGGAGTTGCGCGAGGCAGCCTCCGCTACCGATGCCGAGACCGAGCTGAGCCAGCAGAAGATGAGATTGCTCGGCCCGCTGGCCACGGCGGGAATGGCCGCACTGGCCTACGAACACGAGGTGGGAAAGCAGTTCCATGCGCTTGAGGGAATCGCGGAGCACCTAGGGGAGCTTTCGATCAAGGATGCAGCTGTCCGAAGGACACTCGCGGAGATTCGCGAGCAGCTCACCCAGTGGATCGAACAGGCCCGTGCCACGCGCATGCTCTTCTCTCCCCTGCTGGATGCGGAAGATCGTGAGCGGGTCGCCCGCCTGCGCGCCCGCCCCCTGCTCGATCAGGTGAAGAGACAGACGGCCGTGCTGACCCGGGGCATCGAGATCGACACCTCGGAGGTCGACGCGGAACTGCGCCTGCCCAAGGGGACCTTCGCCGAGTGGAGCGCCATCTTTCAGAACGCCTTCGTCAATGCGACCAACGCCATGCTGGACTCGAAGAAGAGGCACATCGCCGTCCGCTCTCGGGCCCGGGGGCAGGGCCGCTCCCTTCGGGTCCTCGACACCGGTTGCGGCGTCGGCCTTGAATCGGCGGAAGAGCTCTTCCAGCCCTTCGTGCGACGGCTGAAGCTCTCCACCGAGCGCAGTGCCATGGGCATGGGTGGAATGGGCTTGGGCCTTACTATCGTCCGCATGCTGGCAACCAATCTGGGGTGCGAGGTGGCCTTCATCGAACCCGACGAAGGTTTCAACACCTCGTTCGAAATACAATGGAGTGAGAAGGAATGA
- a CDS encoding addiction module protein: protein MTLSRLLHLSVAERIQLVEDLWDSVAAYPEQVETSPEQLAELEKRLAELDAAPEGRESWDEVKARILKSL from the coding sequence GTGACCCTCTCCAGGCTGCTGCACCTGAGCGTGGCTGAGCGCATCCAGCTAGTTGAGGACCTGTGGGACAGCGTGGCCGCCTACCCCGAGCAGGTGGAGACCTCGCCGGAGCAGCTCGCCGAACTCGAGAAGCGACTGGCCGAACTGGACGCAGCCCCTGAGGGGCGCGAGTCCTGGGACGAGGTCAAGGCGCGCATTCTCAAGTCGCTGTGA
- a CDS encoding DNA cytosine methyltransferase, with amino-acid sequence MKKAPELTVVDLFCGAGGLSLGLRQAGFRVLTSIDHDEWAVQTYRRNLGDHVVEADIGLDTRLPEASVIVGGPPCQGFSSAGSRRSGDARNTLVGVYAGLIAERKPTAFVFENVEGFLTGEDGAHVLELLRPLVDAGYRIHMRKVNAANYGVPQHRKRVLAIGGLGWDPSFPAPTHMAFGAPGAHLVARERPKTPTILDGLEGLSEPASGPEGRPQGHYAPPVSAMDLKRIRALLPGQRMRDLPPELQHQSYTRRAFRRVMDGTPTERRGGAPSGIRRLKGDEPSKAITSASRNEFLHPVEDRFLTIRECARLQTFPDDFEFLGPPTAQMLHIGNAVPPALGEVIGRGLAADLKRIKRGFQPKPGALLSFVPTASQGMSPALERTTELVMATFGVRFEPKEQLQLWG; translated from the coding sequence ATGAAGAAGGCACCCGAACTCACGGTCGTCGACCTGTTCTGCGGCGCTGGAGGGCTCTCGCTCGGTCTGCGGCAAGCGGGCTTTCGCGTGCTGACGTCCATCGATCATGACGAATGGGCGGTCCAGACCTACAGGCGCAATCTCGGCGACCACGTTGTCGAGGCGGACATCGGGCTGGACACCCGTCTGCCAGAAGCCTCGGTGATCGTGGGCGGACCTCCGTGCCAGGGCTTCTCGTCCGCGGGCTCGCGTCGCAGCGGAGATGCACGGAACACGTTGGTGGGGGTTTACGCGGGCCTCATCGCGGAGAGGAAGCCCACGGCGTTCGTGTTCGAGAACGTGGAAGGGTTCCTGACCGGGGAGGACGGGGCTCACGTTCTCGAATTGCTCCGCCCCTTGGTGGATGCCGGGTATCGCATCCACATGCGAAAGGTGAACGCCGCGAATTACGGCGTACCTCAGCACCGCAAGCGGGTGCTCGCCATCGGAGGCTTGGGGTGGGACCCGTCGTTCCCCGCGCCCACGCACATGGCGTTCGGAGCTCCAGGGGCCCATCTGGTGGCACGCGAGCGGCCCAAGACCCCGACGATCCTGGATGGGCTCGAGGGCTTGTCAGAGCCAGCCTCCGGGCCGGAAGGGCGCCCTCAAGGGCACTACGCTCCGCCGGTCAGTGCGATGGACCTGAAGCGGATTCGAGCTCTGCTGCCTGGGCAGCGAATGCGCGATCTCCCGCCGGAGCTTCAGCATCAGAGCTACACGCGACGTGCCTTCCGGCGGGTGATGGATGGGACGCCCACCGAACGGCGTGGCGGCGCGCCCTCTGGAATCCGGCGTCTCAAGGGGGACGAGCCGTCGAAGGCGATCACGAGCGCCTCTCGCAATGAGTTCCTCCACCCGGTCGAGGACCGCTTCCTGACCATCCGTGAGTGTGCGCGGCTGCAGACCTTCCCTGACGACTTTGAGTTCCTGGGCCCGCCAACCGCCCAGATGCTCCACATTGGCAACGCGGTCCCGCCAGCGCTCGGCGAAGTGATCGGCCGCGGTCTGGCAGCCGACCTCAAGCGCATCAAACGCGGCTTCCAGCCGAAGCCCGGGGCTCTCTTGAGCTTCGTGCCCACGGCGTCGCAGGGGATGAGCCCCGCGCTCGAACGTACAACCGAGCTGGTGATGGCGACCTTCGGGGTGCGGTTCGAACCGAAGGAGCAACTGCAGCTATGGGGCTGA
- a CDS encoding superoxide dismutase, with protein MPFTLPELPYAKDALAPHLSAETLEFHHGKHHAAYVNNLNKLLEGKPEAHQTLEEVILGSEGGVFNNAAQVWNHTFYWSCMKPNGGGRPTGELAEAIVRDFGSFERFREEFANAAATQFGSGWAWLVLEKGKLAVTKTGNADLPMKHGQKALLTLDVWEHAYYVDFRNARPKYIDTFLEKLVNWDFVAQNLKGR; from the coding sequence GTGCCCTTCACGCTGCCAGAGCTCCCCTATGCGAAGGACGCCCTCGCCCCGCACCTCAGCGCGGAGACGCTCGAGTTCCACCACGGCAAGCACCACGCCGCGTATGTGAACAACCTGAACAAGCTGCTCGAGGGCAAGCCCGAGGCCCACCAGACGCTCGAAGAGGTCATCCTTGGCAGCGAGGGCGGGGTCTTCAACAACGCGGCCCAGGTGTGGAACCACACATTCTACTGGAGCTGCATGAAGCCGAACGGGGGCGGCCGCCCCACGGGTGAGCTCGCGGAGGCCATCGTCCGGGACTTCGGCTCCTTCGAGCGCTTCCGCGAGGAGTTCGCCAACGCAGCCGCGACGCAGTTCGGCTCGGGGTGGGCGTGGCTCGTGCTCGAGAAGGGCAAGCTCGCGGTGACCAAGACGGGCAACGCGGACCTGCCCATGAAGCACGGCCAGAAGGCCCTGCTCACGCTCGATGTGTGGGAGCACGCGTACTACGTGGACTTTCGCAACGCGCGTCCCAAGTACATCGACACGTTCCTCGAGAAGCTCGTGAACTGGGACTTCGTCGCGCAGAACCTCAAGGGGCGCTGA